From the Leptospira biflexa serovar Patoc strain 'Patoc 1 (Paris)' genome, one window contains:
- a CDS encoding HEAT repeat domain-containing protein — translation MKFQYVLLLLVLTSGSVFSEQDEVFFETQRKRLSSSDIFEIRDAIDRLTFIKSNRGMRDILSALEGTPNFPTSENNAPAVKFYAARALAKKGDRIAIPVLIKTFQNESSSLVEYNRPKTRKISDGVGNRFSNASPYFYEDGEISMVLACGEILRTLGSLPHTEASETTIKQALSHPNFYIRSSAADAMYESNRKEYLATLTEALGKEQVPYAKISILAGIVGIERLPNQNFKVVTEMLSDLDPEVRKKASLGLRRLDLRIAAPYLEKAIEVENHPSVFAQMKEDLSFLISFRNP, via the coding sequence ATGAAATTCCAATATGTTCTTTTGTTACTTGTACTTACCAGTGGGAGCGTTTTCTCAGAACAAGACGAAGTATTTTTTGAAACCCAGAGGAAACGTTTATCTTCTTCTGATATTTTTGAAATTCGAGATGCGATCGATCGTCTAACCTTTATTAAATCCAATCGAGGGATGAGGGATATCCTTTCTGCCTTGGAAGGTACACCTAATTTCCCTACGAGTGAGAACAATGCTCCCGCTGTTAAGTTTTATGCAGCAAGAGCTCTTGCCAAAAAAGGTGACAGAATTGCCATACCTGTCCTAATCAAAACGTTTCAAAACGAGTCATCCTCTCTTGTCGAATACAATCGCCCAAAAACACGAAAGATCAGTGATGGAGTCGGCAATCGGTTTTCCAATGCGAGCCCCTACTTTTATGAAGACGGTGAAATTTCAATGGTTTTGGCATGCGGAGAAATCTTACGCACATTAGGTTCTTTACCTCATACGGAAGCTTCGGAAACAACGATTAAACAGGCTTTGTCCCACCCGAATTTTTATATCAGAAGTTCGGCTGCTGATGCCATGTATGAATCCAATCGAAAAGAATATCTTGCCACACTTACCGAAGCACTCGGTAAAGAACAAGTTCCTTATGCGAAAATTTCGATTTTGGCAGGCATTGTTGGGATTGAACGATTGCCAAACCAGAATTTCAAAGTGGTGACGGAAATGTTATCGGACTTGGACCCTGAGGTGAGAAAAAAAGCTTCTTTAGGTTTACGACGATTGGATCTCCGCATTGCCGCACCTTACTTAGAAAAGGCGATCGAAGTGGAAAATCATCCATCTGTGTTTGCACAGATGAAGGAAGACCTTTCCTTTTTGATTTCGTTTCGTAACCCCTGA